From the genome of Spinacia oleracea cultivar Varoflay chromosome 2, BTI_SOV_V1, whole genome shotgun sequence, one region includes:
- the LOC110797920 gene encoding uncharacterized protein, whose protein sequence is MLLKLQEKTKMVDELQLEVGQVETRNEALAEAYIKLIQGLALDETEQSDLQAKLSHVLDEKDAIAAKCFLSEKAAEELRHELTSEKEKLQSEISAASFTKQ, encoded by the exons aTGCTTCTGAAATTACAAGAGAAGACGAAAATGGTTGATGAACTACAACTTGAAGTAGGTCAAGTTGAGACACGTAACGAAGCCTTGGCTGAGGCATATATAAAACTCATTCAGGGTCTAGCTTTGGATGAGACCGAACAAAGTGATCTCCAAGCTAAGCTGTCACATGTTCTGGATGAGAAGGATGCCATTGCTGCGAAATGTTTCTTGTCAGAGAAGGCAGCTGAGGAGTTACGCCATGAGCTAACTTCTGAAAAGGAAAAGCTCCAGTCTGAG ATATCTGCAGCCAGCTTCACGAAACAATAA
- the LOC110797921 gene encoding protein ELF4-LIKE 4, whose product MEGDTFSGLGNGTQIDSKVLQTFQKSFVQVQSILDQNRLLINEINQNHESRIPDNLSRNVGLIRELNNNIRRVVDLYSDLSHSLTRSMEASSEGDSSGVLKSDAKATHKRNRPG is encoded by the coding sequence ATGGAAGGTGACACATTTTCAGGACTAGGAAATGGTACACAGATAGACAGTAAAGTATTGCAGACATTTCAGAAGAGTTTTGTGCAAGTTCAGAGCATATTGGATCAAAACAGATTGCTAATCAATGAGATCAACCAAAACCATGAATCAAGAATTCCTGATAATCTTTCCAGAAATGTGGGATTAATAAGGGAGCTTAACAATAACATCAGAAGAGTTGTTGATCTTTATTCTGATCTTTCTCATTCCTTAACAAGATCCATGGAAGCATCATCCGAAGGCGATTCAAGTGGCGTTCTAAAATCCGATGCCAAAGCTACCCACAAGAGAAATCGGCCCGGTTAG